A portion of the Sabethes cyaneus chromosome 3, idSabCyanKW18_F2, whole genome shotgun sequence genome contains these proteins:
- the LOC128744341 gene encoding BLOC-1-related complex subunit 8 homolog produces the protein MPAVNDPELQVKVKKTSEKISENMHIIANEPSLAFYRIQEHVRKVIPLIVDRRGEVYQLQQDLQGKCYDMEYAISAIKEIEAADQSLKNIQESLKNAIFLKQQLKYVESRRPKKDSNSSVYKRLSAHITLDLPDLPDISGVVRETTNRVEHMMSQARSSSSTSSGGGPAELQRSYTTLH, from the exons atgcccGCTGTTAATGATCCAGAACTGCAAGTGAAAGTTAAAAAAA CATCCGAAAAAATCTCGGAAAATATGCACATTATAGCGAACGAACCAAGCTTGGCATTCTACCGCATACAGGAACACGTTCGGAAGGTGATTCCGCTGATTGTTGACCGTCGGGGAGAGGTGTACCAGCTCCAGCAGGATCTGCAAGGAAAATGCTACGATATGGAGTACGCTATTAG TGCCATCAAAGAGATTGAAGCAGCAGATCAATCGTTGAAAAACATTCAGGAGTCACTGAAGAATGCCATTTTCCTCAAGCAGCAGTTAAAGTACGTGGAATCGAGAAGACCCAAGAAGGACTCCAACAGTTCCGTGTACAAGCGACTTTCGGCGCACATAACGTTGGACCTACCGGATCTGCCGGACATTTCTGGCGTTGTTCGAGAAACGACCAACCGCGTGGAGCACATGATGTCGCAAGCCCGCAGCTCATCGTCCACCAGTTCCGGTGGGGGGCCGGCCGAACTGCAGCGATCCTATACCACCTTGCATTGA